From Segatella copri, the proteins below share one genomic window:
- a CDS encoding glycoside hydrolase family 28 protein → MKKSIIKTVVLAALMALPMFTKAQTFAGITAEQNAQNTPEGWTAVELPQLPAITSANTYNIKDYGASTSAADNTEAIQKALDAVPSTGGMVVIPAGTWMFGSTDQMTSKTEVLSIKSKTVLHLCAGATLKLVEYGKAPNNKTLFIGCKNKNQSDIVIEGEGETSIIDGQGTRWWQARDNKETFNPGAMIRFEKGSRFLIRNLKVQNTPGVNITLSNSNGANNGTVHDVTIYNPSSETKTEQPSHNTDGISIWGHHMNIYNCNISTGDDNVVCDDNAQYIHVWNCDFGTGHGASIGSFTKNIKHIWFDNINMNGTTAGIRMKTGINSDGTLRGGGEEDWKFTNFTMTKVKNPFSIDCYYDKNYNSDPAVDKANARTLDSTTPTYNGILLQNVKTTDVCEGNAIFLIGRPESHIKNVTLDNVQISAKKGIDIRFVDNLVFKNNSKITVSSGSIWLKKFDSTWTDECGATSTGSTVTDTKGPFTLNSKTLTDKTAGSFSNGFAISNEKGKSYDIGSGTTYIKFSANQYTIIIPDGVKITKMDIEGRNNYDTADAYIGEINGTSYDADTYIFPMDKSVKNYTVEFNSPVEHTLTFTPKVKQCILQFTLYTETSTGIQPIAAIAKVDNNNIYDLSGRMVKLNAKAEDLQGLKKGIYIYNNKKYVAK, encoded by the coding sequence ATGAAGAAATCAATCATTAAGACAGTCGTGCTTGCTGCGCTCATGGCTCTGCCAATGTTCACTAAAGCACAAACTTTCGCTGGTATCACAGCCGAGCAGAACGCACAGAACACTCCTGAAGGATGGACTGCCGTAGAACTGCCACAGTTGCCTGCCATCACATCAGCCAACACCTACAACATCAAGGACTATGGTGCCTCTACATCTGCTGCAGATAATACCGAGGCTATCCAGAAAGCTCTTGATGCAGTTCCTTCAACAGGTGGTATGGTCGTGATTCCTGCCGGTACCTGGATGTTTGGTAGTACAGATCAGATGACAAGCAAGACCGAGGTACTCAGCATCAAGTCAAAGACTGTGCTCCACCTTTGCGCAGGAGCGACTCTGAAACTCGTTGAATATGGTAAGGCACCTAACAACAAAACGCTCTTTATCGGTTGTAAGAACAAGAACCAGAGCGACATCGTTATAGAGGGCGAAGGTGAAACTTCTATTATCGATGGTCAGGGAACCCGCTGGTGGCAGGCTCGCGACAATAAGGAGACCTTCAATCCAGGAGCCATGATCCGCTTCGAGAAAGGCAGCCGATTCCTGATTCGAAATCTCAAGGTCCAGAATACTCCGGGTGTCAACATTACCTTGAGTAACAGCAATGGAGCCAACAATGGTACTGTTCATGATGTAACCATCTATAACCCTTCTTCAGAAACCAAGACAGAACAGCCTTCTCATAACACAGACGGTATCTCTATCTGGGGACACCACATGAACATCTATAACTGCAACATCAGTACAGGTGATGATAATGTAGTTTGCGATGACAATGCACAGTATATCCATGTCTGGAACTGCGACTTCGGAACGGGTCATGGTGCTTCTATCGGTAGTTTCACCAAGAACATCAAGCATATATGGTTCGACAACATCAACATGAACGGCACTACAGCAGGTATCCGCATGAAGACGGGTATCAACAGTGACGGTACGCTGCGTGGCGGTGGCGAGGAGGACTGGAAGTTCACCAACTTCACCATGACCAAGGTTAAGAACCCATTCTCTATCGACTGCTACTACGATAAGAACTACAACAGTGACCCTGCCGTAGATAAGGCAAACGCAAGAACTTTGGATAGCACTACCCCAACCTACAACGGCATTCTTCTCCAGAACGTGAAGACTACAGATGTCTGCGAAGGTAACGCTATCTTCCTGATTGGCCGCCCTGAGAGCCACATCAAGAACGTGACTCTCGACAACGTACAGATTTCTGCAAAAAAGGGTATCGATATCCGCTTCGTAGATAATCTCGTGTTCAAGAACAACTCTAAGATTACCGTCAGCAGCGGTTCTATCTGGCTCAAGAAGTTTGATTCTACTTGGACAGACGAGTGTGGTGCTACATCTACAGGTTCAACCGTTACTGATACAAAGGGACCTTTCACTTTGAACTCAAAGACTTTAACGGATAAGACAGCCGGTTCATTCAGCAATGGATTCGCTATCAGCAACGAGAAGGGAAAATCATACGATATTGGTTCTGGTACTACTTATATCAAGTTTAGCGCCAACCAATACACCATTATCATTCCTGATGGTGTAAAGATTACCAAGATGGATATTGAGGGCCGTAACAACTATGATACTGCTGATGCCTATATCGGTGAGATCAACGGTACAAGCTATGATGCTGACACCTATATTTTCCCGATGGACAAGAGCGTGAAGAACTATACGGTGGAGTTTAATTCACCTGTAGAGCACACGCTTACTTTCACTCCAAAGGTAAAGCAGTGCATCCTGCAGTTCACTCTCTATACAGAGACTTCTACAGGCATTCAGCCAATTGCTGCCATCGCCAAGGTAGACAATAACAACATTTACGACCTCAGCGGTCGCATGGTAAAGCTCAATGCCAAGGCAGAAGACCTGCAAGGTCTCAAAAAAGGGATCTATATCTACAACAACAAGAAATACGTAGCTAAATAA